Proteins found in one Lentisphaera araneosa HTCC2155 genomic segment:
- a CDS encoding L-rhamnose mutarotase has protein sequence MPEVKFKRYCKTLTVKDDPQLIKEYTEAHSMGKAWPEITQGMKDIGITDMEIYIFSNRLFMVMETLPDFDHDSAFAKLANMPRQSEWEASMAKFQNTSANASADDKWQLMERIYKMDQKHERRAIEGQFVFR, from the coding sequence ATGCCTGAAGTTAAATTTAAACGCTACTGTAAAACATTGACTGTAAAAGATGACCCCCAACTCATCAAAGAATACACTGAAGCTCACTCTATGGGCAAAGCCTGGCCAGAAATCACTCAGGGAATGAAGGATATTGGCATTACCGACATGGAAATCTATATCTTTAGCAATCGCTTATTCATGGTCATGGAAACCCTGCCGGATTTCGATCACGATAGTGCTTTTGCGAAGCTCGCAAACATGCCTCGCCAAAGTGAGTGGGAAGCTTCTATGGCGAAGTTTCAAAACACCTCAGCCAATGCTTCGGCAGATGACAAATGGCAGCTCATGGAACGCATTTACAAGATGGATCAAAAACACGAACGCCGAGCTATTGAAGGCCAATTCGTTTTTCGATAA
- a CDS encoding aldo/keto reductase — protein MKKALPKVIFGTSSLGNLYSAPPFETKLNIVKEIVNANPELAVFDSAGKYGAGLALESLAECLSELKIPKDKVLISNKLAWKRVPLTSDEPTFEPGAWVDLKNDAIQDISYQGIIDCYEQGNELLGDYDAQLVSIHDPDEYLASAKNDEDLKDRKEKLLEAFRALDELKKSGRVQSVGVGAKDISVIDFISDHFQLDWAMFACSITPYTHSDFAIKLLKKLGQQGVDVINSAVFNAGFLIGGTHFDYQLISQETHPEVFEWRDKFFAICQEFDIKPAAACVQFSFLFPEIKAIALNTSKPERVKSNMDLAHAKIPQGFWDKMKSEKLINI, from the coding sequence ATGAAAAAAGCACTTCCAAAAGTCATCTTCGGAACCTCTTCACTAGGTAATCTTTATTCCGCACCGCCCTTCGAGACAAAACTCAACATTGTCAAAGAAATTGTCAACGCCAATCCAGAGCTTGCGGTCTTTGATAGCGCAGGAAAATACGGTGCAGGCTTAGCCCTCGAAAGCTTAGCCGAATGCTTGAGCGAGCTCAAGATCCCAAAAGATAAAGTTCTCATCAGTAACAAACTCGCATGGAAACGAGTCCCTTTAACAAGTGATGAACCCACTTTCGAACCTGGTGCATGGGTCGATTTGAAAAATGATGCCATTCAGGATATTTCATACCAAGGCATCATCGATTGTTACGAACAAGGCAACGAGCTTTTAGGCGATTACGATGCCCAACTCGTCTCTATTCACGATCCCGACGAATACCTCGCATCTGCAAAAAACGACGAAGACTTAAAAGATAGAAAAGAAAAACTTCTCGAAGCTTTTAGAGCTTTAGACGAACTTAAAAAATCGGGACGAGTTCAATCGGTCGGAGTCGGCGCTAAAGACATCTCCGTTATTGACTTCATCTCCGATCACTTTCAACTCGACTGGGCTATGTTTGCCTGCTCGATCACCCCCTATACCCACAGCGACTTCGCCATCAAACTCCTTAAAAAGCTAGGTCAGCAAGGTGTTGATGTGATTAACTCAGCTGTATTCAATGCTGGTTTTCTCATTGGTGGCACCCATTTTGACTACCAACTCATTTCACAAGAAACTCATCCCGAAGTTTTTGAGTGGAGAGATAAGTTCTTCGCTATATGCCAAGAATTTGATATAAAACCCGCCGCGGCCTGTGTACAATTTTCATTTTTATTCCCAGAGATCAAAGCGATTGCACTCAACACGAGTAAACCTGAACGCGTTAAATCAAACATGGATTTAGCTCACGCGAAAATCCCGCAAGGCTTTTGGGACAAAATGAAAAGCGAAAAACTGATCAATATTTAA
- the mgtE gene encoding magnesium transporter: MSNQQIWFERISSLLEEEDDKQIKEELLALEPADIEEVISQFDSFKEQRTVFRLTEDTEKRAELLSLLEDDLKIKLAENADPKNVARLIEEMASDDAADFLADLENDTLIKEILTHLEDEVRQDITKLLSFDEESGGGIMTSELCAFPDNLTVKDVLNSLQPETLKDPVMYIYVIDSVSKHFQGAISLIDLINANPDEKVGEIAEPSSIWASLDEDREKIAAKFRKYNLWVMPVLDHRNQIVGRITVDDILDISIDEADEDIAIMTGTSEVVSHDANLMEAIRLRLPWLVVTLLLALTNAFVIGHFLKSLDKFIVLAAFPTVIAAMGGNTGMQAATVFIRELALEKILPEEFNSLILRETLSGLLMGIVCGLIAAVIAYIGIPLLYADGNSLDPFILAKIIFFSVCFGMTTASLIGTLIPIMLRKGGLDPAVAAGPFVTTMNDILSSFIYFLIATTLLKVFL, from the coding sequence ATGTCTAATCAACAAATATGGTTTGAACGTATCTCTTCTCTTCTCGAAGAAGAGGACGATAAACAAATCAAAGAAGAGCTTCTTGCTCTCGAGCCTGCTGATATTGAAGAAGTCATTTCCCAATTTGATAGCTTCAAAGAACAGAGAACAGTTTTTCGCTTAACTGAAGATACGGAAAAGCGCGCCGAACTGCTTTCACTCCTCGAAGATGACCTCAAAATCAAGTTAGCAGAAAATGCCGACCCAAAAAATGTCGCTCGTCTTATCGAAGAAATGGCCTCCGATGATGCGGCCGACTTTCTTGCCGACCTAGAGAACGACACCCTCATAAAAGAGATCCTCACTCATTTAGAAGATGAGGTTCGCCAAGACATCACTAAGCTTCTTTCCTTCGATGAAGAATCTGGTGGTGGTATCATGACCTCGGAACTTTGTGCCTTCCCAGATAACCTCACCGTGAAAGATGTGCTCAACTCACTGCAGCCCGAGACTCTAAAAGACCCCGTCATGTACATTTACGTAATTGACTCTGTCTCGAAACACTTCCAGGGGGCGATCTCACTCATTGACCTAATCAATGCCAATCCCGATGAGAAAGTCGGTGAAATTGCAGAACCAAGTTCAATTTGGGCTAGTCTTGATGAAGACCGAGAAAAAATTGCCGCAAAATTCCGCAAATATAACCTCTGGGTTATGCCCGTACTCGACCACCGCAACCAAATCGTAGGTCGTATTACCGTGGATGACATCCTCGATATCTCGATTGATGAAGCAGACGAAGATATAGCGATCATGACGGGTACGAGTGAAGTTGTTTCTCACGACGCCAATCTCATGGAAGCTATTCGTCTCCGCCTCCCATGGCTCGTCGTCACACTTCTCCTCGCTTTAACCAACGCCTTTGTGATCGGTCATTTCCTTAAATCTCTCGATAAATTCATTGTCCTCGCTGCTTTCCCAACCGTTATTGCCGCCATGGGGGGCAACACAGGAATGCAGGCTGCCACCGTCTTTATTCGTGAATTAGCACTCGAAAAAATCTTACCGGAAGAATTCAACTCACTGATCCTCCGTGAAACTTTATCTGGCTTACTTATGGGTATTGTTTGTGGCCTCATTGCAGCTGTCATTGCCTACATCGGCATCCCCTTACTTTATGCAGATGGCAATAGCTTAGATCCCTTCATTTTAGCAAAGATCATCTTCTTCTCCGTCTGTTTCGGCATGACCACTGCTAGTCTAATCGGCACTCTAATTCCTATAATGTTGCGTAAAGGTGGTCTCGATCCTGCCGTTGCTGCAGGACCTTTTGTCACAACAATGAATGACATCTTATCTTCCTTCATTTACTTCCTCATTGCCACAACGCTGCTCAAAGTGTTCCTTTAA
- the eda gene encoding bifunctional 4-hydroxy-2-oxoglutarate aldolase/2-dehydro-3-deoxy-phosphogluconate aldolase, translated as MSIEQQIADLKLVPVIKITDPAHAAPLAEALIAAGLPVAEVTFRTDCAAEAIKIMSNYKDLLLGAGTVINAQQVEEAKNAGATFIISPGFSPEVSKACLESGLIYFPGIASPRDIQDALADGWKTLKFFPAEALGGVKTLKAFAAPYPGIKFVPTGGINADNVGQYLELPQVQACGGSWMVPNKLMDEGDFAGITEIAKEALNKVK; from the coding sequence ATGTCTATCGAACAACAAATTGCCGATTTAAAATTAGTCCCAGTTATCAAAATAACTGACCCAGCTCATGCCGCACCTTTAGCTGAAGCTCTCATTGCTGCTGGTCTCCCCGTAGCCGAAGTGACTTTTAGAACTGACTGTGCTGCCGAAGCTATCAAAATCATGTCAAACTATAAAGACCTACTGCTTGGTGCAGGCACAGTGATTAATGCCCAACAAGTAGAAGAGGCAAAAAATGCTGGCGCTACTTTTATCATCTCTCCTGGTTTTTCCCCGGAAGTGTCAAAAGCCTGCTTAGAGTCTGGCTTAATTTATTTCCCAGGCATTGCATCACCACGTGACATCCAAGATGCACTCGCTGACGGTTGGAAGACATTAAAGTTCTTCCCAGCAGAAGCTTTAGGTGGCGTAAAAACTCTCAAGGCCTTTGCTGCGCCGTACCCAGGTATTAAATTTGTTCCAACAGGTGGTATCAACGCCGACAACGTCGGTCAATACCTAGAACTCCCACAAGTACAAGCTTGCGGTGGCAGCTGGATGGTACCCAACAAACTTATGGACGAAGGTGATTTTGCTGGAATTACTGAGATCGCCAAAGAAGCTCTTAACAAAGTTAAATAA
- a CDS encoding zinc-binding alcohol dehydrogenase family protein, whose product MKTVVCQEPYKFTMEETEKTPVKEGEVLVKIRRIGICGTDLHAYQGNQAFFEYPRVLGHELSGEVTEFGTNADQSKLAIGDNVLIVPYLHCGKCVACRRGNTNCCANMQVIGVHQDGGMCEYISVPASHVLKVDNLSLDAMALVECLAIGAHAVRRADIQEGDNALVIGAGPIGLATMQFAKAAGANVIALDLNQERLDFCQADIGVAATVNPTSEDAIEKIKELTNGEFATAVIDATGHAGSMMGAVEYCSHSANLVYVGLSKDKLSYDHPNIHKRELTIMCSRNATLEDFQHVADCLNDGRAKSTCMITHTCKFEDMIEEFPAWTKPETGVIKAMVELND is encoded by the coding sequence ATGAAAACAGTTGTTTGCCAAGAACCCTACAAATTCACCATGGAAGAAACAGAGAAGACTCCTGTTAAAGAAGGAGAAGTTCTCGTGAAAATTCGTCGCATTGGCATTTGCGGCACCGACCTCCACGCCTACCAAGGCAACCAAGCCTTCTTCGAATACCCTCGCGTTTTAGGACATGAGCTCTCTGGTGAAGTCACTGAATTTGGTACAAATGCAGATCAAAGCAAGCTCGCTATTGGCGATAACGTTCTCATCGTGCCCTACCTCCACTGTGGCAAATGCGTCGCTTGTAGACGTGGAAACACGAACTGCTGTGCCAACATGCAAGTTATTGGTGTTCACCAAGACGGTGGCATGTGCGAATACATTAGCGTACCAGCTAGTCACGTTCTCAAAGTTGATAATTTAAGCCTCGATGCCATGGCTCTCGTTGAATGCCTTGCTATTGGCGCTCACGCCGTTCGTCGCGCCGACATTCAAGAAGGCGATAACGCTCTTGTCATTGGCGCTGGCCCCATTGGCCTAGCCACCATGCAGTTTGCCAAAGCTGCAGGTGCAAATGTGATTGCTCTCGACCTCAACCAAGAACGTTTAGACTTTTGCCAAGCCGACATTGGTGTCGCTGCTACGGTTAACCCCACTAGTGAAGATGCGATTGAAAAAATTAAAGAACTCACAAATGGTGAATTTGCCACTGCTGTTATCGATGCGACTGGTCATGCAGGCTCAATGATGGGCGCCGTTGAATATTGCTCTCACAGTGCGAATTTAGTTTATGTTGGTCTCAGTAAAGATAAACTTTCTTACGATCACCCAAACATCCACAAACGTGAACTCACTATCATGTGTAGCCGTAACGCTACTTTAGAAGACTTCCAACACGTAGCCGACTGCCTAAACGATGGCCGCGCAAAAAGCACTTGTATGATCACTCACACTTGTAAATTCGAAGACATGATCGAAGAATTTCCTGCGTGGACCAAGCCAGAGACTGGCGTCATCAAAGCTATGGTTGAACTCAACGATTAA
- a CDS encoding tagaturonate reductase: MKNKILQFGSGVFLRGFWGWMVNELNKNENFDASITMVKLTPRGDLSQFKETSGLYSLSTKGLLNGEVIDTNEEIDIYQRFIHPYPEWVEFLLTAEEEDLQIVVSNSTEAGIVYKQCLFPNECPETYPAKLCAWLYKRFVHFDQSSDKAPLILPMELIESNGDKLQEIIIKHANDWGLDHNFITWVQKDCDFRNTLVDRIVTKGDKNDACVEPYHLFAIEGEEAEEILPLKKAGVNVFWTKNLPAFRETKVRMLNGGHTSMIYAAILSGETIVADALEKLEIDQFLRSILLDEVLPTLEAKGGDKQELTDYAEAVIERFKNPFLNHEMINIALNSASKLLVRILPSFNDSTKLNKKYPEKLSKAIAAFFWFYRGSVEGDTFKGESEGLTYEFADDAKAMSAIAKCDTSSAANFAKAILACSAWKGAFNKHPDFEATLTKILEEFEEKGLKASLFPNT; this comes from the coding sequence ATGAAAAATAAAATCCTCCAATTCGGTTCGGGTGTTTTCCTCCGCGGTTTTTGGGGGTGGATGGTCAACGAACTCAATAAAAACGAAAACTTTGACGCCTCTATCACTATGGTTAAGCTCACCCCTCGGGGTGACCTTAGTCAGTTCAAAGAAACTTCTGGTCTCTATTCACTAAGTACTAAAGGGCTCTTGAACGGCGAAGTCATTGACACAAATGAAGAAATTGACATCTACCAAAGATTCATCCATCCCTATCCTGAATGGGTTGAGTTCTTACTCACTGCGGAAGAAGAAGATTTGCAAATTGTCGTTTCTAACTCCACAGAAGCGGGCATTGTCTACAAACAATGTCTTTTTCCAAATGAGTGCCCGGAAACTTATCCTGCTAAACTCTGTGCTTGGCTCTATAAGCGTTTTGTTCACTTTGATCAAAGCTCAGACAAAGCACCACTCATCTTGCCTATGGAGCTCATCGAAAGCAATGGTGACAAGCTCCAAGAAATCATTATCAAGCACGCTAACGATTGGGGCTTGGACCACAATTTCATCACTTGGGTTCAAAAAGATTGCGATTTCCGCAATACACTTGTCGATCGTATCGTTACTAAAGGGGATAAGAACGACGCTTGCGTAGAACCTTATCATCTCTTTGCCATCGAAGGCGAAGAAGCTGAAGAGATCCTCCCTTTGAAAAAAGCTGGCGTCAACGTTTTTTGGACCAAGAACCTTCCCGCTTTCAGAGAAACAAAAGTGCGCATGTTAAATGGTGGTCATACATCAATGATTTATGCCGCTATACTAAGTGGTGAAACCATTGTCGCTGACGCATTAGAAAAACTCGAAATCGACCAATTCTTACGCTCCATACTTCTCGATGAAGTCCTCCCTACTCTCGAAGCCAAAGGTGGCGACAAACAGGAACTGACGGATTATGCCGAAGCGGTAATTGAAAGGTTTAAAAACCCTTTCCTCAATCATGAAATGATTAATATTGCTTTAAACTCCGCATCCAAACTACTCGTACGAATCCTCCCCTCTTTTAATGATTCCACTAAGCTCAACAAAAAATATCCTGAGAAACTTTCAAAGGCTATCGCTGCTTTTTTCTGGTTTTATAGAGGCTCAGTTGAGGGTGATACCTTTAAAGGTGAATCCGAAGGTTTGACCTATGAATTTGCGGATGACGCAAAAGCCATGAGCGCCATCGCTAAGTGTGATACGAGTTCCGCTGCGAACTTCGCAAAAGCCATCCTGGCTTGTTCCGCTTGGAAGGGTGCATTTAATAAGCACCCAGATTTCGAAGCAACTTTAACAAAAATTTTAGAAGAATTTGAAGAGAAAGGACTTAAAGCAAGCCTTTTCCCAAATACTTAA
- a CDS encoding AIR synthase related protein, whose translation MSNNEAESRYAKRGVSYSKKEVHDAIKNVDKGLYPQAFCKIIPDFLGGSDDHVNIVHADGAGTKSSLAYMYWKETGDLSVWEGIAQDSIVMNVDDMICVGVTEGMLMSSTIGRNASNIPGEVISAIIAGNEKLIQFFNDNGIPMVNTGGETADVGDLVRTVIVDTTVSARIKKSQVIDAARMKAGQVIVGLASHGQATYESEYNAGMGSNGLTSARHDVFAKEYMSRFPEAFDPNTEADLVFSGKYKLTDKVNDMPLDMGKAVLSPTRTYAPVVKSIFDEVGRNRIGGIIHCSGGAQSKCRNFGSNLHFIKDNLFEIPPLFKHIHECSNTPWHEMYAVFNMGHRLELMVDEEIADNIIKISESFGIPAQVIGRLEENPQGNKVTVTSPYGEFNY comes from the coding sequence ATGTCAAATAACGAAGCCGAATCACGCTACGCAAAACGCGGTGTTTCTTACTCCAAAAAAGAAGTTCACGACGCCATTAAAAACGTCGATAAAGGCCTCTACCCACAAGCTTTCTGTAAGATTATCCCCGACTTCCTAGGTGGCAGCGATGATCACGTTAACATTGTTCATGCGGATGGTGCTGGTACAAAGTCATCACTCGCCTACATGTACTGGAAAGAAACTGGTGATCTCAGCGTTTGGGAAGGCATTGCTCAAGACTCTATCGTGATGAACGTCGACGACATGATTTGCGTCGGTGTGACCGAAGGCATGCTGATGTCTTCTACCATCGGCCGTAATGCCAGCAACATCCCTGGTGAAGTTATTTCTGCGATCATCGCAGGTAACGAAAAGTTAATTCAATTTTTTAACGACAATGGCATCCCCATGGTTAACACAGGTGGAGAAACTGCTGATGTCGGCGACCTCGTTCGTACAGTTATTGTCGACACAACTGTCAGTGCACGTATCAAAAAATCACAAGTAATTGACGCCGCTCGCATGAAAGCTGGGCAAGTCATTGTTGGCCTTGCTTCTCACGGGCAAGCCACTTATGAAAGCGAATATAATGCTGGCATGGGCTCCAATGGTCTCACATCTGCGCGCCACGATGTTTTCGCCAAAGAATACATGAGTCGTTTCCCCGAAGCTTTTGACCCTAACACGGAAGCTGATCTCGTTTTCAGTGGCAAATACAAGCTCACGGACAAAGTGAATGACATGCCACTCGACATGGGTAAAGCCGTACTTTCTCCCACTAGAACTTATGCTCCCGTAGTGAAATCTATTTTCGACGAAGTGGGTCGCAATCGCATTGGTGGAATCATCCACTGCAGTGGCGGTGCACAAAGTAAATGCCGTAACTTCGGTAGCAACCTTCACTTCATTAAAGATAACCTCTTCGAAATCCCACCACTTTTCAAACACATCCACGAATGCTCGAATACTCCTTGGCACGAAATGTATGCCGTATTTAACATGGGTCACCGTTTAGAACTGATGGTTGACGAAGAAATCGCAGATAACATCATTAAGATTTCTGAATCATTTGGCATCCCTGCTCAAGTTATCGGTCGTTTGGAAGAAAACCCTCAAGGCAATAAAGTTACAGTTACATCACCTTACGGCGAATTTAACTACTAA